The following is a genomic window from Thermodesulfobacteriota bacterium.
CAGGTTGGCCGCCAGCGGGTATTCCGAGAAGACCTCCTGGTAGAGCCGGCCAGACCCGTCCACCCAGCGGCTGGCCCGGAAGTAGACCCCGAGGTCGAAGACGTCCAGGAGCAGGCGCACCGGAGGCGGCGGCTGGCGCCAGAGCCACCCCAGAAGCGGCTGCCAGCAGGCGACGGCCAGGCCAAGACCGGCCAGGCCAAGAAGCAGCGGCGGCAGGCGGTGGCCGGGCGGGGCAGGCAGAGGATGGGGCAGGGGCTTGCTGCTCACCGGCCAGGGGGCTCCGGGGGAGCAGCGGCCAGCAGGCGGGCGATCAGGAAATCGCACAGCGGGCCGACCTCGTCGAGACCAAAGACCGGCACGTCCACCCCCAGGGGCTCGTCGGACGCCACCGCCAGCAGGTGCGGGTCGGGAGCCGCGCCCCGGCACAGCAGATCCCCACCCCGCTCGCGGCGATGGACCTCGATCTTGGGCAGATCCAGTCTCTTGAAGCCCTCCACCAGGACCAGATCCATGTCAGAAAAATAGTGGGCCAGAAGCTCGGCCAGGGGCGGGGTCACGGCATGGCGCTTCACCAGGGCCAGCCTGGCCGGGGAGGTGATGAGCATGGTGGCGGCCCCGGCCTGGGTCAGCCGATAACTGTCCTTGCCAGGGTGATCGATCTCGAACCGGTGGGCATCGTGCTTGATGGCGCCCACCGCCAGGCCCCGGGCCGTAAGCTCGGCGATCACCTTCTCCAGCAGGGTGGTCTTGCCTGTGTTGGAGCGGGCCACAAACGAGACGGCAGGCACCATGGTCGTGTCGTAGTCTTTCCCGATCCCCGGTCAGAACAGGCGCGCCGCGACCGCGGTCAGCACCGCCCAGGCCAGGACCGCCACGGTCAGGCAGGAGCAGCACCAGCCCAAGGCCCGGTCAACCGAGCCCTCCGGCCGCTTTTCCCGGTAGCCCAGGGCAAGGGCCAGCAGGAAGCCGCCGACAAAGCCGCCGATGTGGGCCCAGTTGTTGATCCCCGGCACCAGAAAGCCGAAGAGGAGGATACCGGCGGCCCAGCCGCTGATCCGCCGGTAGATGATCTCGCCATACAGCCCCCCCCGGTCGCGGCCATAGAAGAAGAGGGCGCCCATGAGGCCGCAGATCGCCGCCGAGGCACCGATGGTGATCCGGATGCCCGCCAGATAGGACATCCAGTAGCCAACCACCCCGGCCAGGGTGTAGATGGCCA
Proteins encoded in this region:
- the mobB gene encoding molybdopterin-guanine dinucleotide biosynthesis protein B — encoded protein: MVPAVSFVARSNTGKTTLLEKVIAELTARGLAVGAIKHDAHRFEIDHPGKDSYRLTQAGAATMLITSPARLALVKRHAVTPPLAELLAHYFSDMDLVLVEGFKRLDLPKIEVHRRERGGDLLCRGAAPDPHLLAVASDEPLGVDVPVFGLDEVGPLCDFLIARLLAAAPPEPPGR